The proteins below are encoded in one region of Chroicocephalus ridibundus chromosome 9, bChrRid1.1, whole genome shotgun sequence:
- the SLC7A3 gene encoding cationic amino acid transporter 3 gives MFGGKMTSVGKKLIRRRVVDLSSEDTRFARCLSTLDLIALGVGSTLGAGVYVLAGEVAKETAGPSIVLCFLVAALSSVLAGLCYAEFGARVPKTGSAYLYSYVTVGEICAFTTGWNLILSYVIGTASVARAWSAAFDNIIGNHISTFFMNKTTLHLPGVLAERPDFFALILIGLLTALLAFGVSESALVNKIFTAVNLVVLGFVIIAGFVKGDIKNWQLSEEDYTNSMYPDPPDDIRKIDFGSGGFVPFGLEGILTGAATCFYAFVGFDCIATTGEEARNPQRSIPIGIIVSLLICFVAYFGVSAALTLMVPYFLLNKESPLPEAFKAVGWEPARYAVAVGSLCALSTSLLGSMFPMPRVIYAMAEDGLLFKFLSNINSRTKTPLSATITSGLLAAVMAFLLDLKDLVDLMSIGTLLAYSLVAVCVLILRYQSGQLNSPKAVEMLELNGNEEERVIMNPTIATTSAQQKETLSLATLFNPPTNTPTALSGRIVYVCVSVIATLITVICIVLTLKVNALKDASVGWIVALVLLLVALLIPTIIVWRQPQSNARLNFKVPFLPLLPIFSIFVNILLMVQLSAGTWVRFAIWMVVGFMIYFGYGIRNSVEGKNAEEACTTVEKPLHHPGLDLSPGAAAV, from the exons atgtttgggggaaaaatgaCCAGTGTTGGGAAGAAGCTGATCCGCCGGCGCGTGGTGGATCTGAGCTCTGAGGACACACGTTTTGCTCGCTGCCTCTCCACGCTGGACCTCATCGCCCTGGGGGTGGGCAGCACGCTGGGGGCCGGCGTGTATGTGCTGGCTGGGGAGGTGGCCAAGGAGACGGCTGGTCCCTCCATCGTCCTCTGCTTCCTGGTGGCTGCTCTCTCGTCAGTGCTGGCCGGACTCTGCTACGCAGAGTTTGGGGCCCGTGTCCCCAAGACTGGCTCTGCCTACCTCTACAGCTACGTCACCGTCGGCGAGATCTGCGCTTTCACAACTGGCTGGAACCTCATCCTCTCTTACGTTATAG GCACGGCCAGCGTGGCTCGAGCCTGGAGCGCAGCATTCGACAACATCATCGGCAACCACATCTCCACTTTCTTCATGAACAAGACCACATTGCACCTGCCAGGGGTGCTGGCTGAGCGCCCGGACTTCTTCGCCCTGATCCTGATTGGGCTGCTCACTG CGCTGCTGGCCTTTGGCGTCAGCGAATCTGCTCTCGTGAACAAAATCTTCACGGCGGTGAACCTGGTGGTGCTGGGCTTCGTCATCATCGCTGGCTTCGTGAAGGGAGACATCAAGAACTGGCAGCTCTCGGAGGAGGACTACACCAACAGCATGTACCCGGACCCGCCTGATGACATCAG AAAAATAGACTTTGGCTCTGGCGGGTTTGTCCCCTTTGGACTGGAAGGGATCCTGACTGGCGCTGCCACCTGTTTCTATGCCTTCGTGGGCTTCGACTGCATCGCCACCACAG GGGAGGAAGCCAGGAACCCACAGCGCTCGATCCCCATCGGCATCATTGTGTCCCTCCTCATCTGCTTCGTGGCTTATTTCGGGGTGTCTGCGGCCCTGACCCTCATGGTGCCCTACTTCCTCCTGAACAAGGAGAGCCCCCTGCCCGAGGCTTTCAAGGCGGTGGGCTGGGAGCCCGCCCGCTACGCCGTTGCTGTCGGCTCGCTCTGCGCCCTCTCCACCAG CTTGCTGGGCTCCATGTTCCCTATGCCCCGCGTGATCTATGCCATGGCGGAGGATGGGCTGCTCTTCAAGTTCCTCTCCAACATCAACAGCCGCACGAAGACCCCTCTGTCAGCCACCATCACCTCGGGGCTCCTTGCGG CGGTGATGGCCTTCCTGCTTGACCTGAAGGACCTGGTGGACCTCATGTCAATCGGCACGCTGCTGGCCTACTCCTTGGTGGCGGTGTGCGTGCTCATCCTCCG GTACCAGTCTGGGCAGCTGAACTCCCCGAAGGCCGTGGAAATGCTGGAGCTGAACGGGAACGAGGAGGAGAGGGTGATCATGAACCCGACCATCGCCACCACCAGCGCCCAGCAGAAGGAGACGTTGTCCCTGGCCACGCTCTTCAACCCGCCCACAAACACCCCCACTGCGCTCTCGGGACGCATTGTCTACGTCTGTGTCTCAGTCATCG CCACACTCATCACGGTCATCTGCATCGTCCTGACCCTCAAGGTAAACGCGCTGAAGGATGCCAGCGTGGGCTGGATCGTagccctggtgctgctcctcgtgGCTCTGCTCATTCCCACCATCATCGTTTGGAGGCAGCCGCAGAGCAACGCGCGGTTGAACTTCAAA GTACCTTTCCTCCCGCTCCTGCCGATCTTCAGCATCTTCGTTAATATCCTGCTGATGGTACAGCTGAGTGCTGGCACCTGGGTGCGGTTTGCCATCTGGATGGTCGTGG GTTTTATGATTTACTTTGGCTATGGGATTCGGAACAGCGTGGAAGGGAAAAACGCGGAGGAAGCCTGTACGACAGTAGAAAAGCCTCTGCACCACCCTGGACTGGAcctcagccctggggctgctgcggtCTGA